The proteins below are encoded in one region of Nitrospira sp. SG-bin1:
- a CDS encoding enamine deaminase RidA, giving the protein MRYWGASHENEQIVIDPDPYKPFRLAQGYRAGDLLFISGQAAIDSQGQIVGVGDFDAQAQQVFENLERVLRAGGSSLKNVIKVTIYLTNMDYFDRIVGLRGRWFTPPYPADTIVEVRSLYSRDAMIEIEAVAVADVVAERS; this is encoded by the coding sequence GTGAGGTACTGGGGAGCGAGCCATGAGAATGAGCAAATCGTGATCGATCCAGACCCTTATAAACCGTTTCGTCTGGCTCAAGGCTATCGAGCCGGAGACCTGTTGTTTATCTCCGGCCAAGCCGCGATCGACTCACAAGGACAGATTGTGGGGGTGGGTGATTTCGATGCGCAGGCCCAACAAGTCTTTGAAAACTTGGAACGAGTGCTGCGCGCCGGTGGTTCGAGTCTCAAGAACGTCATCAAGGTCACCATTTATTTGACGAATATGGATTATTTTGACCGGATCGTTGGGTTGCGCGGCCGTTGGTTTACGCCTCCCTATCCGGCGGACACCATCGTTGAAGTTCGATCGCTCTACTCCCGGGATGCGATGATCGAAATAGAGGCGGTGGCCGTCGCAGATGTCGTGGCGGAGCGAAGTTGA